CGGACCGCTCATGGAAAAAGAAAATATCATGGGGGTTGTATTTGTTATAAAAAATATCGCCCGGACAAATGAATCACGGGTGACACATCGTAAGGGTTTGGGGTTTGAAACCCTTATTTCGACAATATCCTCTTTGTTTATCAATGTTTCTTACAGCAGAATCGATGAGGCGATTGTTTCTGCGCTCGGCGATGTCGCACAATTTGTCGATGTCTCCTGCGTGGCCGTTTTTATTTTTGAACCGAAGGGGAAGAAAATGATGACGACCCATGAGTGGTGCAAGCATCCCGATGATTCAATTCTTGACATCCACAGGAAATTATCCTTCAATCATGCGTTTTATAAAAAATTGAGTCTATTTGAAACGATTTCGATCACAAAACCTGAAGATCTCAATGGGTACAGTAAAAAAGAATGGAAGAAAAAAGAGACTTTTCGCTCGATCCTTATCATTCCCATGGAATATAAGGGAAATCTTTACGGGGCGATCGGGTTTTGCAGCAGGCGTGGAGAACAGCGCGACTGGAACGGTGAATTGACGGTCCTGCTTGAATTTATTTCCGCCATCATCGTTAATGCACTGGAACGGAAAAAGTCTGAAGAGGCGACACAGAAAAAAACGGCACGACTTCAGGGCATTTTGAATGCGGCGAAACATGTCTCTTTTGTGATTACCGATACGCATCAGGATGAAACGGCGATTCGGGAATTCAGCCCCGGGGCAGAACATATTTTCGGATACAAGAAGGAAGAAGTTATCGGAAAGCCGGTTTCGATGCTCCACCTTCCGGAAGATACCGATGAATTGAATGAAGTTATCGAGCGAATAAAAAACGGTGAAATCGGTTTTATCGGTGAAAGTACGATGGTGAGAAAGAACGGTGAAAAATTTCCCGCTTTTTTTTCATCATACCCCATCGTCAGCGCCGACGGGGAAATCGACGCCCTGCTTCGCATTGCCATCGATATGACAAAGCAGAAAGAGACGGAACGGGCACTCATCCGGGCGGAACAGGAGAAAGCCCTGATATTGAGTAGTGTGTCCGAACATGTCACCTATCAGGATACATCATTAAAAATTATCTGGGCGAACAGAGCCGCATGTGAATCGGTCGGTTTGACTCATGATAAGATCGAAGGAAGACAATGCTTTGAAATATGGCACGGGAGGGACATACCCTGTGTCAATTGTCCCGTCATGAAGGCGATTGCAGCCGGGACTCCCGCGGAGGGAGAAATGACGACACCCGACGGCCGTATTTGGCTCGTGAAGGGATATCCGGTAAAATCGAAAAAGGGAGATCTTATGGGCGTCGTCGAGGTTACCCGTAATATAACTCCCTTGAAGCTGGCGGAGAAAAAATTAAGACTCACCATGTTTTCGATTGAGCACGCGGCAGTGGCGACACTCTGGATAGAGCCTGACGGGCGTCTGGGGTATGCGAACATCAATGCCTCATCACTGCTCGGCTATAGCCGCGATGAATTGCTTTCCCTTACGGTATTCGACATCGACCCGACAATGGATGAACAACAATGGAAGTATTACTGGAAAAAGATCAAGGAGAAAGGGTCGGGAAGACTTGAAACCCGCCACAGAAAAAAAGACGGGACACTGCTTTCTGTCGACGTGATCGCCAATTTTTTGGAGTTTGAGGGAGACGAATACGTCTTTATTTTCGTTCATGATATCACCGGCAGAAAAAAAGCGGCTGAAGAGAAAAAACAGCTCGAAGAACAGCTGATTCAGGCGGGAAAAATGGAAGCGATCGGCCGGCTTGCAGGCGGTATTGCACATGATTTCAACAACATTCTCACCGGAATGCAGGGGTACCTCCATTTTATCATGCAATCCCTCGACAATGATAATCCTATCCAGAAAGATATAGAAGAAATCAAGAAAGCGATAGAGCGGGCCGCTGGGCTGACGGGACAACTCCTTGCTTTCAGCAGAAAACAGGTGATCGCACCCAGGGTGCTGAATCTCAATCATATTGTCGATGAAGCGAAAAAAATGCTTGCCCGGATTATCGGTGAGGACATCATATTACATGTGAAACATGGGAAATCCCTGAAAAACATTAAATGCGATGCCCATCAAATCGACCAGATTCTTGTCAATCTTGCCATAAATGCCCGTCAGGCAATGGCGAACGGGGGTACGATATGCATCGAAACGCGGAATATCAGGCTGGATGAGGAGTTCTGCATTTCATCGCCTGAAATCAAACCGGGTAAGTATGTACTTCTTCGCTTTGCCGACACGGGTTGTGGCATGGACAAGGAAACGGAAAAACATATTTTTGAACCATTCTATACCACGCGTGAACAGGGGAAAGGGACCGGATTGGGACTTGCAACTGTCTATGGAATTGTCAAACAGCATCACGGACTTATCAAGGTGCATTCAGCAAAAGGCAGGGGAACGGTTTTCAGGATTTACTTTCCCGCCACCGATTATTCAATTCAGCAGGAAAATGAAAAAGAGGGATTTGCCGCGCATGATGCGAAAGAGGGGGAAACGATACTATTGGTGGAAGACGAAACAATGGTCAGGACATTTACCAAACGGCTTCTCTCCATGCACGGCTATATTGTCGTCGATCTGACAAACGGAGTCGACGCGCTTTCGTTCTGCAAGACACATACGGGACCCGTGCATCTTCTCCTTACCGATGTCATCATGCCCGAAATGAACGGCAAACAGCTTTTCGATGAATTGAAAAAACTGATTCCCGACCTCAAAGTCCTCTATATGTCCGGATATTCGGGAGACATAATTTCGGATCAGGGAATTCTGGACTCGAAGACCAATTTTATCTATAAGCCTTTTTCGATTAATGCACTCACCCATAAAATTCGTGATATTCTCGATACATATGAGAATCCGTCGGTGGGGTAGGGATATCCCGGAAGCGATATCCCGGAAGCGATATCCCGGAAGCGATATCCCGGACATTTCATGAGGACTCAAGAAGGTATTGTCGCCGGGTAATCGGCGTTAATGCGGTTTTCTCACGTACAGTTATAAATTAACGCTAACTTGTTTCAATATAAATAATTGATTTAAATACCCAAAAACAGTTTGTATTGTGAGAAAAGCGGGTTAATCGGTCTTCGTTTGTGTATGAATCCCGGGATAACCGGAGATCCAGTCGACGAGGGCCGTCAATCCGTCTCCCCGTAACGCCGATATGTGGAAAACGGGAGAACCGAAATTCACCTTTTTGATATAGTCCATACAATCCTGCAGACGAAAGGGCACGTGGGGAAGCAGGTCTGTTTTTGTCAAAATAATCGCTTTGGATTCCCTGAAAACAAGGGGGTATTTTATGGGTTTATCCTCGCCTTCGGTGACACTCAAAACGACGATTTTTGCATGTTCACCGATGTCGAATTCTGCGGGACAGACCAGGTTTCCGACATTTTCAACGATAACATAATCGATATCGCGAAGCGGAAGGTCGCGAAGTGCATGGTGTACCAGTTTCGCTTCGAGATGACAGATGCCGGAAGTAAGAAGCTGGCTGACGGGAATATGAAGGGCGGCAAGCCGGTCGGCATCATTGGTTGTTTCGATATCGCCTTCGAGGACGGCACACCGATGTTTTTCCCGGATGATCGGTATGATTTTCTCGAGGAGGGCGGTCTTTCCGCAGCCGGGAGAACCGATGATATTGAAAAGGGTAATTCCGTTTTCGGCACAGAGTTTTCTTGTCTTCTCCGCCCATTCGGCATTGTGACCCATAAGGTCACGATAGACTTTGACTGTTTCGCTACTCATTATTGTATTCGACCTCCAGCTTTTCCAGATACATTTCGTTTCCCGTTATCGTTTCGAGGTCCGGAGCACCGCAGTGCCCGCAGAGAAAAACGGGATATGTGATTTCAGCCTGCTTCCCGCATGCATTGCACCGGCAGACGATCGGGACTACATCGATGATCAGGCGTGAGGACTCGGCGACGGTGTCTTTCGTCAGTACCTCAAAGGCGGTTTCAAGGGATTCGGGAACGATCTGATGAAGTCCGCCGACGACAATATGGGCGGCAATCAGGCGTTTGGGCCGCGGGGAAAGCTTTTCGTATTCGGAAACCACCGCCTCGACAAGATTACCGCATAACGAGAATTCGTGCATGTATTATTAATACTCATTTTTATATGTCTCTGTAAAGGCTTGTCTCGTAACTTTCTCTTTACTCCCGAAAACCAACGGGAAGATTACCGGTTGTCCGGCGCCGTATGGCATGAAATTCCGGTCAACTTGTGTGAAAAAAAATAATATTTGTTGACCTTTGAGTGGCAAGTATTCTATAATGCATCCATAAAAATAAACGCTGCTATAAAGATGAGTTGACAAAATGAATTACTTCGGAAAAAATGGAGAATCAAAAGAATGGATGTGATGAATGTATTGAGGAATATATTTCTTTTTTTGATCTTCCCCGGTTTTTTCTTTACCGCAATTATCGGGCTTGTTTCAACGTGGGTGGATCGTAAAGTGACGGCACTGGTTCAGTGGAGGAAAGGGCCTCCGTTTTTACAACCATTCTATGATGTCGTTAAACTCCTTGGCAAGGAGACCATTCTTCCGAAAAACGGCAACAGCTTTGTTTTCCTCGCGGCACCGGTTTTAGGTATTGTGTGTGTTTCAATCGTTTCTTCGATTCTCTGGACCTCAAATATTTATGGAACATCGTTCGTCGGTGACCTGATCGTCGTTATCTACCTGATCACTGTACCGTCGATCGCACTCATCATCGGCGGTTCGGCCTCGGGTAATCCACTTGCTTCACACGGGGCAGGAAGGGAAATGAAGCTGATACTCGCATATGAACTCCCATTTCTGCTTTGCATCGCCGTTGTCGTCCTTAAAGCGGACGGAAGCATACGGATTGCCGATTTAATGCGAACACCCCTTACGGGAAGCGTTTCCGGCGTTATCGCTTTTATTGTCGGGATTCTTGTCGTTCAGGCAAAACTGGGATTCGTTCCCTTTGATATTGCAGAGGCGGAAACTGAAATTATCGCCGGTCCCTATATCGAATATTCCGGTCCGCCGCTTTCGCTTTTTAAGATGACACAGGCCATGATGCTTTTCACGCTTCCGGTGCTGCTTGTCACGTTGTTTCTCGGCGGTTTCAGTTTTATCGGACTGGAAATACTATGGTCGATTTTAAAATTTATCCTTATTCTCGTCGTCATTATCGTGATTAAAAATACGAATCCGCGAATACGTATCGATCAGGCGATGAATTTTTTCTGGTTCGGATGCGGGATCATATCACTGATCGCGCTTGGCCTTGCGATCGCGGGGAAAATATATCAGATACCATGGTTGTAGCAGCAAGATAACGCCGGATGCCGGTCACCGGCGGGACAACGATTATGAATGAGATACGGCAATCGGAGGTCGCGACATATCAGCAATCTTCGATTGCGACGTTTATATAAAACGACGGTAAAAGAAGGGGTTAATCATCTTCATCGTCAAGCGAGCAGGGGGAGAAAATGGACCTGGTATTACTGCTATTGTTACTTGTTTTTGCACCGATCGGCGTCGGCGTACTGTTATTTCTGTTGCCCGGCAAAATAAGGTTTTTGAGAGAAATCGTTTCGTTCATTGTTACGGCGGCAGCTTTTGCGGTAACATTTCCCCTCTTTTTTCAGAAAAATCTCTCGTATATACTTACGCTTGTTTCACTTGAATCATTCGATTTCAGTCTGAGATTTACCCTGAATCCTTTCAATTCGTTTCTGCTTATTTTCCTTACGGGTTTCGGGTTGCTCGTCGCCATATATTCATTTTCATATATGGCGGGAAAAGAGCGCCGTAAGGAATATTATTCCTTTCTTCTTGTCACCGTGGGTGCGGGTTGCGGAATTCTCGTATCGGATCACTTTCTGTTTTTTCTCATATTCTGGGAAGTCGTTTCAATCTCGCTGTATTTCCTCGTTTCGACCGGAACAGACGTATCGCGCGAGGGGGCGACAAAGACAATGGTCATGATCGGCGCTTCAGATGCCTGCCTTTTCGCCGGGATCGGCGTTATCTGGTATATCACCAAAACATTTACCATGAGTGACATCACCGTTCTCCTCAACACCCCGTTGAGCTATCTCGCGTTTTTTCTCGTGCTTACGGGCGCATTGACAAAAGCGGGGTCGATGCCCCTTCACACATGGATTCCATCCGCAAGCAAAGGAAGTCCTGCATCGGTAATGGCGCTTCTTCCCGCATCAATTGACAAACTTCTCGGTATTTATCTGCTTCTCTTGATCACACAAAAGCTGTTTGAAATTACCTTTATCGTTCCCCTCCAGATCATGCTGATGTCGATCGGGGCGGTTACCATTATTGTGGCCGTTATGCTCGCCCTCGTTCAGCACGAACTTCCGAAACTCCTTTCCTATCATGCGATCAGTCAGGTCGGATATATGGTTTTAGGCATCGGCACAATGACCCCGATAGGAATCGCGGGCGGTATCTTCCATATGCTCAACAATTCGCTTTACAAAAGTTCCCTTTTTCTCTGCGGCGGCGCTGTTGAAAAGAAAACCGGAACTAACGATCTCGGTGAGCTGGGCGGACTTGCAAAGGTGATGCCGGTGACGTTTGCCTGCTCTATTATCGCCGCGCTTTCAATTTCCGGGGTACCGCCGCTTAATGGATTCGCATCGAAATGGATGCTTTACCAGGGTGTCATCGCCTCGCCGGCAGGCCGGTTCTCATATATATTCCTGATGATTGCGATGTTCGGGAGCGGTCTCACCCTCGCTTCATTTATCAAAGTGATTTATTCGATATTTTTAGGAAGAAAATCAAAAGTGACCGAAACGGTGAAAAAGGAAATAAACGCAGGTATGTTGATTCCCTCCGTGGTCCTTTCGATTTTCTGTATTGTCTTTGGCGTCGTCTATTTTCTTCCCGTGAATCAATTTATCACCCCGTCCCTGGAAACCCTCGGTGTCGGTTCACTTTCACAGACGGGATTCTGGGACGCGCCGGTCGCAACGGGATTTCTCCTGCTGGGTATTCTTGTCGGTATTCTCATTTACGCGGTGGGGAGGGCAAAGAAACATTCCCGGACCGTAGAGACCTATTACGGCGGAGAGATACTGTCCAATGAAGAAATCAGGGTACCCGGTACAGATTTTTATAATACGATCAGGAATATGAAGGGGCTGAAATCACTTTATAACGTGCAGGAAAAAGGGTGGTTCGATCCCTACGAATTATTCGGAAAAGTGGGTGACGGGATCACATTTGTATTGAAAAAACTGCACAACGGGAAATTGCCCTTTTATCTGTCATGGACGGTTGTGGGATTAGTTGTTTTGATTGTCACCTTGATTTTGACGTATTTTATGGGATAAGGAGAGAGGTGGAGTATGGGACTTATCGAATTATTTATACTTGTCATTATGATATTCATCGTTTGCGGTGCGTTGATCGCCGTGGAAACGAAAAACCTTCTGTCCGCCGTGATTTCGCTGGGTGTGGTGGGGTTCGGACTTTCGATCGCGTTTCTTTTTCTCGGCGCCCCGGACCTGGCGATTATCCAGATTCCGGTCGAAGTCATCCTCCTCATCCTCCTCATCCGTGCAACAATCGGCCGGGATGTAAAGACGACTGCGGATCATATCAGCTGGCCGGCTCTGATCGGTATTGTCTGCGTGATGATCGGTTTTATTGTTTTCGCATGGTTCGCGTTCAATAATCTGAATGAGTTCGGCAAGCCGGTATTCGATACCGTCGCGCGCTCGGCTTCAAAGACATATATCGAAAACGGAGGTGCGGAAACCGGCGCCATGAATATTGTCAGTTCGGTAATCCTCGATTATCGGGCCTATGACACGCTCGGTGAGGCGACGGTCCTGTTTACCGCGATTATCGGGGCCCTTGCCATATTGCGGGGGCGGGCAAAAAGAAAAGAGGAAGAAAAAAAATGAAAGGGATGTCACTTATCGTAAAAACAATCGCTCGCTGGGTGAAAGTATTCATTCTGCTTTTCGGCGTCTATATTACCATTACCGGCCACCTTACCCCGGGCGGGGGATTTGCCGGTGGGGTCATTATCGTCTTTCTCTATATTCTCATCGTACTGGCATACGGTAAAGACGAGGCGTTCAAACGATCGCCGAAGAAGCTTTCACAGATATTCGATTCGGGCGGAGCGCTCGTATTTCTGACAGTCGGTATTCTGGGTTTTTTCTTCGGCGGTATTTTCTTTGACAATTTTATTCAAAAGATGTTCCCGGGCGGCGAGTTCGAATTGCTGAGTGCCGGAACGATCCCGATCAACAATATCGCCATTTGTTTCAAGGTCGCCGGATCACTCTTCAGTGTCTTTCTGATTCTATCCGTGTTACGCATCAGGGAGACAAACGGCCGGAAGGAATATATACAGGATATGGAGGAGGAATAGATCGGATGGTTTTTACCCTTTGTTTTGCTGTTTTTGTTATAGGCCTCTATTGTGCGTTAACAAAGAAAAATATAATCAAGATCGTGATCGGACTCACCCTTATGGAATACAGCGTCAATCTCTTTCTTGTCATGCTCGGTTACAGAAAAGACGGGATAGCCCCGATCAGGACCCGGGGAATCATCGATTTTCTCGAAAGAGCCGTTGATCCGCTTCCCCAGGCCCTTGTCCTCACCTCAATCGTTATCGGTCTGGGCGTCACCGCCATGGCTATCGCGATTTGCATAAGGCTGTATCAGCGATACGGCACCTTTGACATCATGGAGATCAGGAGATTAAAAGGATGAAAGAATTGATACCTCTCTTTGTCATCATTCCATTGGGCGGCGCGTTCCTGACAATCCTCGTGAGCTGGAAGTTTAAAAGACTTTCGGATATCTTCGGCATCTTCGCAACGGGCGGACTGCTCGTGTGCGCGATCATGCTTCCGGTAACCGGGACGGGCGGTACGTATAACGTCGGGGGATGGCCGTTGGGGATCGGCATCAATTTTGTTATCGACGGTTTTTCCACCCTTATGCTTATTATCATCAACCTTGTCAGTTTTGCCGCCACCATATTTTCGATATCATACATGACCCAATACAGCGCCAAGTACAAATATTATTCGCTGTTTCTGCTTATGGTCGCCGGAATGAACGGTGTCGTTTTGACCGGCGATATGTTCAACCTTTTTGTCTTTCTTGAAATCGCATCGATAGCTTCGTATGCCCTTGTCGCTTTCGGCTGCGAACAGGAAGAACTCGAAGCATCGTTCAAATACCTGGTGTTGGGAAGCATCGGTTCGACGCTTATTTTACTCGCCGTAGCTTTTCTCTACGGGATCGCGGGTTCTCTCAATATGGCGGCGATATCGACGGCCTTGTCCGGTATACCGGGTAATCTGCTGACT
Above is a genomic segment from Spirochaetales bacterium containing:
- a CDS encoding hydrogenase maturation nickel metallochaperone HypA encodes the protein MHEFSLCGNLVEAVVSEYEKLSPRPKRLIAAHIVVGGLHQIVPESLETAFEVLTKDTVAESSRLIIDVVPIVCRCNACGKQAEITYPVFLCGHCGAPDLETITGNEMYLEKLEVEYNNE
- a CDS encoding PAS domain S-box protein, which produces MVIIVDSAGIIRFFYQTDSDARLQDAIGKSLRHYVCSEHWPLIQRAIDRVGKTGSVIRFELHPPEGAYEKIRYAVEAGPLMEKENIMGVVFVIKNIARTNESRVTHRKGLGFETLISTISSLFINVSYSRIDEAIVSALGDVAQFVDVSCVAVFIFEPKGKKMMTTHEWCKHPDDSILDIHRKLSFNHAFYKKLSLFETISITKPEDLNGYSKKEWKKKETFRSILIIPMEYKGNLYGAIGFCSRRGEQRDWNGELTVLLEFISAIIVNALERKKSEEATQKKTARLQGILNAAKHVSFVITDTHQDETAIREFSPGAEHIFGYKKEEVIGKPVSMLHLPEDTDELNEVIERIKNGEIGFIGESTMVRKNGEKFPAFFSSYPIVSADGEIDALLRIAIDMTKQKETERALIRAEQEKALILSSVSEHVTYQDTSLKIIWANRAACESVGLTHDKIEGRQCFEIWHGRDIPCVNCPVMKAIAAGTPAEGEMTTPDGRIWLVKGYPVKSKKGDLMGVVEVTRNITPLKLAEKKLRLTMFSIEHAAVATLWIEPDGRLGYANINASSLLGYSRDELLSLTVFDIDPTMDEQQWKYYWKKIKEKGSGRLETRHRKKDGTLLSVDVIANFLEFEGDEYVFIFVHDITGRKKAAEEKKQLEEQLIQAGKMEAIGRLAGGIAHDFNNILTGMQGYLHFIMQSLDNDNPIQKDIEEIKKAIERAAGLTGQLLAFSRKQVIAPRVLNLNHIVDEAKKMLARIIGEDIILHVKHGKSLKNIKCDAHQIDQILVNLAINARQAMANGGTICIETRNIRLDEEFCISSPEIKPGKYVLLRFADTGCGMDKETEKHIFEPFYTTREQGKGTGLGLATVYGIVKQHHGLIKVHSAKGRGTVFRIYFPATDYSIQQENEKEGFAAHDAKEGETILLVEDETMVRTFTKRLLSMHGYIVVDLTNGVDALSFCKTHTGPVHLLLTDVIMPEMNGKQLFDELKKLIPDLKVLYMSGYSGDIISDQGILDSKTNFIYKPFSINALTHKIRDILDTYENPSVG
- a CDS encoding NADH-quinone oxidoreductase subunit K codes for the protein MVFTLCFAVFVIGLYCALTKKNIIKIVIGLTLMEYSVNLFLVMLGYRKDGIAPIRTRGIIDFLERAVDPLPQALVLTSIVIGLGVTAMAIAICIRLYQRYGTFDIMEIRRLKG
- a CDS encoding NADH dehydrogenase, coding for MDLVLLLLLLVFAPIGVGVLLFLLPGKIRFLREIVSFIVTAAAFAVTFPLFFQKNLSYILTLVSLESFDFSLRFTLNPFNSFLLIFLTGFGLLVAIYSFSYMAGKERRKEYYSFLLVTVGAGCGILVSDHFLFFLIFWEVVSISLYFLVSTGTDVSREGATKTMVMIGASDACLFAGIGVIWYITKTFTMSDITVLLNTPLSYLAFFLVLTGALTKAGSMPLHTWIPSASKGSPASVMALLPASIDKLLGIYLLLLITQKLFEITFIVPLQIMLMSIGAVTIIVAVMLALVQHELPKLLSYHAISQVGYMVLGIGTMTPIGIAGGIFHMLNNSLYKSSLFLCGGAVEKKTGTNDLGELGGLAKVMPVTFACSIIAALSISGVPPLNGFASKWMLYQGVIASPAGRFSYIFLMIAMFGSGLTLASFIKVIYSIFLGRKSKVTETVKKEINAGMLIPSVVLSIFCIVFGVVYFLPVNQFITPSLETLGVGSLSQTGFWDAPVATGFLLLGILVGILIYAVGRAKKHSRTVETYYGGEILSNEEIRVPGTDFYNTIRNMKGLKSLYNVQEKGWFDPYELFGKVGDGITFVLKKLHNGKLPFYLSWTVVGLVVLIVTLILTYFMG
- the hypB gene encoding hydrogenase nickel incorporation protein HypB, with the protein product MSSETVKVYRDLMGHNAEWAEKTRKLCAENGITLFNIIGSPGCGKTALLEKIIPIIREKHRCAVLEGDIETTNDADRLAALHIPVSQLLTSGICHLEAKLVHHALRDLPLRDIDYVIVENVGNLVCPAEFDIGEHAKIVVLSVTEGEDKPIKYPLVFRESKAIILTKTDLLPHVPFRLQDCMDYIKKVNFGSPVFHISALRGDGLTALVDWISGYPGIHTQTKTD
- a CDS encoding NADH-quinone oxidoreductase subunit H → MDVMNVLRNIFLFLIFPGFFFTAIIGLVSTWVDRKVTALVQWRKGPPFLQPFYDVVKLLGKETILPKNGNSFVFLAAPVLGIVCVSIVSSILWTSNIYGTSFVGDLIVVIYLITVPSIALIIGGSASGNPLASHGAGREMKLILAYELPFLLCIAVVVLKADGSIRIADLMRTPLTGSVSGVIAFIVGILVVQAKLGFVPFDIAEAETEIIAGPYIEYSGPPLSLFKMTQAMMLFTLPVLLVTLFLGGFSFIGLEILWSILKFILILVVIIVIKNTNPRIRIDQAMNFFWFGCGIISLIALGLAIAGKIYQIPWL
- a CDS encoding DUF4040 domain-containing protein, giving the protein MGLIELFILVIMIFIVCGALIAVETKNLLSAVISLGVVGFGLSIAFLFLGAPDLAIIQIPVEVILLILLIRATIGRDVKTTADHISWPALIGIVCVMIGFIVFAWFAFNNLNEFGKPVFDTVARSASKTYIENGGAETGAMNIVSSVILDYRAYDTLGEATVLFTAIIGALAILRGRAKRKEEEKK